One region of Citrus sinensis cultivar Valencia sweet orange chromosome 6, DVS_A1.0, whole genome shotgun sequence genomic DNA includes:
- the LOC102611885 gene encoding acyl carrier protein 2, mitochondrial, translating into MAAARGALLKYLRVNVTTVQRNPSPFSLSFNSIRRCFAEEVRGSFLDKSEVTDRVISVVKNFQKVDPSKVTVNAHFQNDLGLDSLDTVEVVMALEEEFGFEIPDNEADKISTINMAVDFIASHPQAK; encoded by the exons ATGGCGGCGGCGAGAGGTGCCTTGCTAAAGTACCTGAGAGTGAACGTGACCACCGTGCAACGAAACCCTAGCCCCTTTTCTCTCTCATTCAACTCCATACGCCGCTGTTTCGCGGAAGAGGTCAGGGGCTCTTTCCTCGACAAATCTGAAGTCACCGATCGCGTCATTTCCGTCGTTAAAAACTTCCAGAAAGTTGATCCTTCCAAG GTTACGGTTAATGCCCATTTCCAGAATGATCTTGGGTTGGATAGTTTGGACACTGTGGAGGTCGTGATGGCACTTGAAGAAGAATTCGGATTCGAGATCCCAGATAATGAGGCAGACAAGATCAGTACCATCAATATGGCTGTCGATTTCATTGCTTCTCATCCTCAGGCTAAGTAG
- the LOC102611212 gene encoding calreticulin-3-like isoform X1, translating into MMIKLLVLFLFFQISVSEIFFEERFDDGWRSRWVISDWKRSEGKAGYFKHTAGKWHGDPDDKGIQTHTDARHYAISAKIPEFSNKNRTLVVQYSIRFEQDIECGGGYIKLLSAYVNQKKFGGDAPYSLMFGPDICGTQKKHLHVILSYQGQNYPIKKELECETDKLTHFYTFILRPDASYSILIDNRERDSGSMYTDWDILPPRKIKAVNAKKPADWDDREYIDDPNAVKPEGYDSIPKEIPDPKAKKPDNWDEDEDGLWKPPKIPNPAYKGLWRPKRIKNPNYKGKWKIPYIDNPEFEDDPDLYVLKPIKYVGIEVWQVKAGSVYDNILICDDPAYAKQVVEEVLSNREIEKEGFEEAEKVRKAREEEEAQRAREEGEKRRRERGYDRRRYRDRYRDKYRRHDYLDDDYHDEL; encoded by the exons ATGATGATTAAGCTGCTTgtacttttccttttctttcaaatttcagTTTCTGAGATCTTTTTTGAAGAGCGATTTGACG ATGGATGGCGAAGTCGTTGGGTAATATCAGACTGGAAACGAAGTGAAGGGAAAGCTGGATATTTTAAGCACACAGCTGGAAAGTGGCATGGTGACCCGGATGATAAAG GTATTCAAACTCACACCGATGCAAGACACTATGCCATATCTGCAAAAATACCAGAATTTAGCAACAAAAACAGAACATTGGTTGTTCAGTATTCTATACGATTTGAGCAAGACATCGAATGTGGTGGTGGATACATAAAACTTCTTTCTGCATATGtcaatcaaaagaaatttggCGGAGATGCTCCCTACAG TTTAATGTTTGGACCAGATATATGTGGCACGCAAAAGAAGCATCTCCATGTTATCCTCTCCTACCAGGGTCAGAATTACCCCATCAAAAAGGAGCTGGAATGTGAAACAGACAAGTTGACTCATTTCTACACATTTATTCTCAGGCCTGATGCCAGTTATAGTATCCTCATTGATAACCGAGAGAGGGATTCTGGTAGCATGTACACGGATTGGGATATTCTTCCTCCACGGAAAATCAAAGCTGTCAATGCCAAAAAG CCAGCGGATTGGGATGATAGAGAATATATTGATGATCCTAATGCCGTCAAACCAGAG GGATATGATTCaattccaaaagaaattccAGACCCGAAAGCTAAGAAG CCTGACAATTGGGATGAAGACGAGGATGGCCTATGGAAACCACCAAAGATACCAAATCCCGCATATAAAGGACTATGGAGGCCCAAG AGGATCAAGAACCCGAACTATAAAGGGAAATGGAAGATCCCTTACATTGACAATCCAG AGTTTGAAGATGATCCCGATCTTTACGTGCTTAAGCCAATTAAGTATGTAGGCATTGAAGTTTGGCAG GTCAAGGCGGGTTCAGTTTATGACAACATTTTGATCTGTGATGATCCTGCATATGCAAAACAAGTGGTCGAGGAAGTACTTTCTAACAGGGAG ATTGAAAAAGAGGGTTTTGAGGAAGCAGAGAAAGTGAGAAAAGCGCGAGAGGAAGAG GAAGCTCAACGAGCAAGAGAGGAAGGGGAaaagaggagaagagagaggGGTTATGATCGAAGAAGATATCGGGATCGCTACAGAGATAAATACCGAAGG caTGATTACTTGGACGATGATTATCAT GATGAGCTATGA
- the LOC102611212 gene encoding calreticulin-3-like isoform X2 — translation MMIKLLVLFLFFQISVSEIFFEERFDDGWRSRWVISDWKRSEGKAGYFKHTAGKWHGDPDDKGIQTHTDARHYAISAKIPEFSNKNRTLVVQYSIRFEQDIECGGGYIKLLSAYVNQKKFGGDAPYSLMFGPDICGTQKKHLHVILSYQGQNYPIKKELECETDKLTHFYTFILRPDASYSILIDNRERDSGSMYTDWDILPPRKIKAVNAKKPADWDDREYIDDPNAVKPEGYDSIPKEIPDPKAKKPDNWDEDEDGLWKPPKIPNPAYKGLWRPKRIKNPNYKGKWKIPYIDNPEFEDDPDLYVLKPIKYVGIEVWQVKAGSVYDNILICDDPAYAKQVVEEVLSNREIEKEGFEEAEKVRKAREEEEAQRAREEGEKRRRERGYDRRRYRDRYRDKYRRDEL, via the exons ATGATGATTAAGCTGCTTgtacttttccttttctttcaaatttcagTTTCTGAGATCTTTTTTGAAGAGCGATTTGACG ATGGATGGCGAAGTCGTTGGGTAATATCAGACTGGAAACGAAGTGAAGGGAAAGCTGGATATTTTAAGCACACAGCTGGAAAGTGGCATGGTGACCCGGATGATAAAG GTATTCAAACTCACACCGATGCAAGACACTATGCCATATCTGCAAAAATACCAGAATTTAGCAACAAAAACAGAACATTGGTTGTTCAGTATTCTATACGATTTGAGCAAGACATCGAATGTGGTGGTGGATACATAAAACTTCTTTCTGCATATGtcaatcaaaagaaatttggCGGAGATGCTCCCTACAG TTTAATGTTTGGACCAGATATATGTGGCACGCAAAAGAAGCATCTCCATGTTATCCTCTCCTACCAGGGTCAGAATTACCCCATCAAAAAGGAGCTGGAATGTGAAACAGACAAGTTGACTCATTTCTACACATTTATTCTCAGGCCTGATGCCAGTTATAGTATCCTCATTGATAACCGAGAGAGGGATTCTGGTAGCATGTACACGGATTGGGATATTCTTCCTCCACGGAAAATCAAAGCTGTCAATGCCAAAAAG CCAGCGGATTGGGATGATAGAGAATATATTGATGATCCTAATGCCGTCAAACCAGAG GGATATGATTCaattccaaaagaaattccAGACCCGAAAGCTAAGAAG CCTGACAATTGGGATGAAGACGAGGATGGCCTATGGAAACCACCAAAGATACCAAATCCCGCATATAAAGGACTATGGAGGCCCAAG AGGATCAAGAACCCGAACTATAAAGGGAAATGGAAGATCCCTTACATTGACAATCCAG AGTTTGAAGATGATCCCGATCTTTACGTGCTTAAGCCAATTAAGTATGTAGGCATTGAAGTTTGGCAG GTCAAGGCGGGTTCAGTTTATGACAACATTTTGATCTGTGATGATCCTGCATATGCAAAACAAGTGGTCGAGGAAGTACTTTCTAACAGGGAG ATTGAAAAAGAGGGTTTTGAGGAAGCAGAGAAAGTGAGAAAAGCGCGAGAGGAAGAG GAAGCTCAACGAGCAAGAGAGGAAGGGGAaaagaggagaagagagaggGGTTATGATCGAAGAAGATATCGGGATCGCTACAGAGATAAATACCGAAGG GATGAGCTATGA